The Conger conger chromosome 15, fConCon1.1, whole genome shotgun sequence genome contains a region encoding:
- the LOC133111890 gene encoding forkhead box protein M1-like isoform X1, which yields MENGMDLDDSLTNINWLGRFSCRGIVAEKKASSKLKSNPLSQQKAVKPPSGVPVKRPQHSYSELIKLALNNAPGRRLALQQIYAWVEDHFPFYKYHANPGWRNSIRHSLSTQDIFIREAGGGGRTSFWMMKPHTQPNVFLTLGQNKDVSSETKSKKGTGRRKMPPLLPRGVLHCLVPVPVLISPPAVSPIAVHHAPCLPTHNGTQRAIAPKLPIACCPTAIPSPAAAVPTPSRQGAVVVKHWNSSCQKGTCQRRKQRHRVLQEPELPSQSLFSISTSNDSGLGSENTVSSEQKTGSVMDSPSNFRTPVKRSCNGMVTSTPCTDPTLLSPTGALPLLGVGHTPPATLGSFLDGSFFRSSEGGVIEDEDLGLSSLRGTPSGNCHGNGSLPDFSFFSFTPIRGISQKGDECEPQASNETLPPVFPDFSLGALERGAELVNISWSDFT from the exons ATGG aaaATGGGATGGATCTGGACGACAGTCTGACCAATATTAACTGGCTGGGACGGTTCTCCTGCCGTGGAATTGTGGCTGAAAAAAAGGCTTCGTCAAAACTAAAGAGTAACCCGTTATCACAACAAAAG GCAGTGAAACCACCCTCTGGTGTCCCAGTGAAGAGGCCTCAGCACTCCTATTCTGAGCTGATTAAGCTGGCCCTGAACAATGCCCCTGGCAGGAGATTAGCTCTACAGCAGATCTATGCTTGGGTGGAGGACCACTTTCCCTTCTACAAATACCATGCCAACCCAGGCTGGAGG AATTCTATCCGCCATAGCTTGTCAACACAAGATATCTTCATCCGTGAggcaggaggaggtgggagaACGTCATTCTGGATGATGaaaccacacactcagcccAATGTCTTCTTGACTCTTGGACAAAAT AAAGATGTTTCTTCAGAGACAAAGAGCAAGAAAG GCACTGGGAGGAGGAAGATGCCCCCCCTGTTGCCCCGTGGTGTTCTGCACTGCCTGGTCCCGGTCCCTGTGCTCATCAGCCCACCTGCTGTCAGTCCCATAGCCGTTCACCACGCTCCTTGCTTGCCCACCCACAATGGCACCCAGAGGGCCATTGCCCCTAAG CTGCCCATCGCATGCTGTCCAACAGCCATCCCCTCTCCTGCAGCTGCAGTACCCACCCCGAGCCGGCAGGGGGCTGTAGTGGTGAAGCACTGGAACTCAAGCTGCCAGAAGGGAACGTGTCAGAGACGCAAGCAGAGGCATCGGGTGCTGCAGGAGCCAGAGCtgccctcacagagcctgtttAGTATCTCCACCAGCAACGACTCGGGGCTTGGCAGCGAGAATACGGTCTCCTCAGAGCAGAAAACGGGCAGTGTAATGGACAGCCCCTCCAACTTCAGAACTCCTGTGAAAAGGTCCTGCAATGGGATGGTCACGTCCACACCATGCACTGaccccaccctgctctcacCCACTGGGGCGCTCCCCCTGCTGGGGGTGGGCCACACCCCTCCAGCCACCCTGGGGAGCTTCCTGGACGGCAGTTTCTTCAGGTCCTCAGAAGGTGGGGTCATTGAGGATGAAGATCTGGGCCTATCGTCCCTCAGAGGCACGCCTTCTGGAAATTGCCATGGAAATGGCAGCCTGCCTGAtttctccttcttcagcttcacCCCCATTAGAGGAATATCTCAGAAGGGGGATGAGTGTGAACCCCAGGCCAGTAATGAAACGCTGCCTCCCGTCTTTCCCGATTTCTCCCTCGGGGCCCTTGAACGGGGAGCTGAGCTTGTTAATATCAGCTGGTCAGACTTTACTTAA
- the LOC133111595 gene encoding transmembrane protein 9B-like, which yields MNKFVIHLFSFVCFLLMLCKQTTDAKNAYDIRCKCICPPYKSVPGQIYNQNVSLKDCNCLHVVNPMPVDGRDVEAYCLRCECKYEERSSGIIMATIIIYLSILGLLLLYMVYLTLLEPVLKRRLFRHTQLLQSEHDDRDQEPFADSRTALPRSRSNMLNKVENAQQRWRMQVQEQRKSVFDRHVVLS from the exons ATGAACAAATTCGTAATCCACTTGTTTTCGTTCGTTTGTTTTCTGTTGATGCTGTGTAAACAGACAACCGACGCCAAG AATGCCTACGATATAAGATGTAAGTGCATTTGCCCACCCTACAAAAGTGTGCCTGGTCAGATCTACAACCAGAATGTATCGCTGAAGGATTG TAACTGTCTGCATGTGGTGAATCCCATGCCAGTAGACGGGAGGGATGTGGAAGCATACTGTCTGCGCTGTGAATGCAAATATGAGGAGAGAAGTTCAGGAATTATAATG GCAACCATCATCATCTACCTGTCGATTCTGGGCCTACTGCTGCTCTACATGGTGTATCTGACCCTGCTGGAGCCTGTACTGAAGAGGCGGCTTTTTAGACACACTCAGCTCCTCCAGAGTGAACATGACGACAGG GACCAGGAGCCCTTTGCTGACTCCCGCACAGCGCTGCCACGCTCGAGGTCCAACATGCTGAACAAGGTGGAGAATGCCCAGCAGCGCTGGAGGATGCAGGTGCAGGAGCAGCGCAAGTCTGTGTTCGACCGCCATGTGGTGCTCAGCTAA
- the LOC133111982 gene encoding nuclear receptor-interacting protein 3-like → MLYSGFRKGCDRKDMEMREAAALRQQRRMKQAVQFIHKDSADLLPLDGLKKLGTSKEMQPHTIIQRRLLETNLSRCRLNNRGTKLTNNSIVLQNNSFNHSKQEDLTQSEEEDLIYVYCKYCGWELKVLIDTGSQLNFISTAYIEKLGLKDKVNIKKIVKDSLPFQRDLEAVGQMDKLGLEFGHVKVECAVTVVENDKAFISLGNRTLKSLKCVIDMEKKILILGRTEREQVQFVDGESGSRDEISPGV, encoded by the exons ATGTTGTATTCTGGATTTCGAAAGGGCTGCGACAGGAAAGATATGGAGATGCGGGAGGCTGCAGCTTTGAGACAGCAGCGGAGAATGAAGCAGGCGGTGCAATTCATCCACAAGGACTCTGCCGACCTCCTACCTCTGGACGGACTAAAGAAACTTGGAACCTCCAAGGAAATG caGCCACATACCATAATTCAAAGACGGTTGTTGGAGACCAATTTGTCCAGGTGCAGGCTCAACAACAGAGGAACAAAACTTACCAATAATAGTATTGTGCTGCAGAACAACAGTTTTAACCACAGCAAACAGGAGGACCTGACCCAGTCAGAGGAGGAGGACCTAATTTATGTGTACTGCAAG TATTGTGGATGGGAGCTAAAGGTCTTGATTGACACCGGTTCCCAGCTGAACTTCATATCCACAGCTTACATAGAGAAGCTTGG CTTGAAAGACAAGgtcaacattaaaaaaatagtgAAGGACTCCCTCCCATTCCAACGTGACCTGGAAGCTGTGGGACAGATGGACAAACTCGGCCTCGAGTTCGGACATGTGAAGGTTGAATGTGCAGTGACTGTCGTTG AGAATGACAAAGCCTTCATCTCCCTTGGCAACAGGACCTTGAAGTCACTAAAG TGTGTAATTGATATGGAAAAGAAAATTCTCATTCTGGGCAGAACTGAGAGGGAGCAGGTGCAGTTTGTTGATGGGGAAAGTGGATCAAGGGATGAAAT CTCTCCTGGAGTCTGA
- the akip1 gene encoding A-kinase-interacting protein 1: MSSQAWLESSLRRSSRLGLQVLERAQRRSVDWASLSPSSQPTPLEDAARNQPQYCEAETQNVRARTKLDDAFETIVEFMAETTHQCKHFYKSVPAQGASENEVKHVCRYHSRQLPGHLKDTTSGKNEQESLEDLHIEVSPGTYAVTVGAGDSSQQTHLVRVDAGESVNVTFHL; this comes from the exons ATGTCGAGTCAAGCCTGGTTAGAATCGTCTCTGAGACGCTCTTCCAGGCTTGGACTGCAAGTGTTGGAACGTGCCCAGAGACGTAGCGTCGACTGGGCGAGTTTGAGTCCGTCATCGCAGCCAACACCGCTTGAGGATGCCGCGAGAAACCAGCCCCAGTACTGTGAGGCGGAG acACAGAACGTGCGGGCACGTACAAAGCTTGATGACGCTTTTGAAACCATAGTGGAATTTATGGCAGAAACTACTCATCAATGCAAG CACTTCTACAAGTCCGTTCCTGCGCAGGGGGCCTCTGAGAATGAGGTAAAGCACGTGTGTAGATACCATTCACGCCAGCTGCCAGGGCACCTAAAGGACACAACCTCTGGGAAGAAT GAGCAAGAGTCATTGGAGGATTTGCACATTGAAGTTTCTCCTGGGACCTATGCAGTCACCGTTGGAGCAGGAGACTCGAGCCAGCAGACCCACCTGGTCCGGGTCGATGCCGGAGAGAGCGTCAACGTGACATTTCACCTATAA
- the LOC133111890 gene encoding forkhead box protein M1-like isoform X2: MDLDDSLTNINWLGRFSCRGIVAEKKASSKLKSNPLSQQKAVKPPSGVPVKRPQHSYSELIKLALNNAPGRRLALQQIYAWVEDHFPFYKYHANPGWRNSIRHSLSTQDIFIREAGGGGRTSFWMMKPHTQPNVFLTLGQNKDVSSETKSKKGTGRRKMPPLLPRGVLHCLVPVPVLISPPAVSPIAVHHAPCLPTHNGTQRAIAPKLPIACCPTAIPSPAAAVPTPSRQGAVVVKHWNSSCQKGTCQRRKQRHRVLQEPELPSQSLFSISTSNDSGLGSENTVSSEQKTGSVMDSPSNFRTPVKRSCNGMVTSTPCTDPTLLSPTGALPLLGVGHTPPATLGSFLDGSFFRSSEGGVIEDEDLGLSSLRGTPSGNCHGNGSLPDFSFFSFTPIRGISQKGDECEPQASNETLPPVFPDFSLGALERGAELVNISWSDFT, from the exons ATGGATCTGGACGACAGTCTGACCAATATTAACTGGCTGGGACGGTTCTCCTGCCGTGGAATTGTGGCTGAAAAAAAGGCTTCGTCAAAACTAAAGAGTAACCCGTTATCACAACAAAAG GCAGTGAAACCACCCTCTGGTGTCCCAGTGAAGAGGCCTCAGCACTCCTATTCTGAGCTGATTAAGCTGGCCCTGAACAATGCCCCTGGCAGGAGATTAGCTCTACAGCAGATCTATGCTTGGGTGGAGGACCACTTTCCCTTCTACAAATACCATGCCAACCCAGGCTGGAGG AATTCTATCCGCCATAGCTTGTCAACACAAGATATCTTCATCCGTGAggcaggaggaggtgggagaACGTCATTCTGGATGATGaaaccacacactcagcccAATGTCTTCTTGACTCTTGGACAAAAT AAAGATGTTTCTTCAGAGACAAAGAGCAAGAAAG GCACTGGGAGGAGGAAGATGCCCCCCCTGTTGCCCCGTGGTGTTCTGCACTGCCTGGTCCCGGTCCCTGTGCTCATCAGCCCACCTGCTGTCAGTCCCATAGCCGTTCACCACGCTCCTTGCTTGCCCACCCACAATGGCACCCAGAGGGCCATTGCCCCTAAG CTGCCCATCGCATGCTGTCCAACAGCCATCCCCTCTCCTGCAGCTGCAGTACCCACCCCGAGCCGGCAGGGGGCTGTAGTGGTGAAGCACTGGAACTCAAGCTGCCAGAAGGGAACGTGTCAGAGACGCAAGCAGAGGCATCGGGTGCTGCAGGAGCCAGAGCtgccctcacagagcctgtttAGTATCTCCACCAGCAACGACTCGGGGCTTGGCAGCGAGAATACGGTCTCCTCAGAGCAGAAAACGGGCAGTGTAATGGACAGCCCCTCCAACTTCAGAACTCCTGTGAAAAGGTCCTGCAATGGGATGGTCACGTCCACACCATGCACTGaccccaccctgctctcacCCACTGGGGCGCTCCCCCTGCTGGGGGTGGGCCACACCCCTCCAGCCACCCTGGGGAGCTTCCTGGACGGCAGTTTCTTCAGGTCCTCAGAAGGTGGGGTCATTGAGGATGAAGATCTGGGCCTATCGTCCCTCAGAGGCACGCCTTCTGGAAATTGCCATGGAAATGGCAGCCTGCCTGAtttctccttcttcagcttcacCCCCATTAGAGGAATATCTCAGAAGGGGGATGAGTGTGAACCCCAGGCCAGTAATGAAACGCTGCCTCCCGTCTTTCCCGATTTCTCCCTCGGGGCCCTTGAACGGGGAGCTGAGCTTGTTAATATCAGCTGGTCAGACTTTACTTAA